CGGTGTAAAAGTTAATGTGGTACCAGACTACGCTGAAGTTGAAGTAGACATGAGAATTCCACCGGGAATAACTTCAAGTGAAGCATTAAAGCTAGTGAAAAGTTTAATTAAGTACAGTTCTGTTATACCTATAGATATTTCAGAACCTAACTATACTTCACCAGATAATGAGTTTATTATTAAATTAGAGAATATTATAAAAGAAGAACTTAAAATATCTCCTAAAAAATATATAATTACTGGAGCAACTGATGGAAGATACTTTAGATATAAAGGAATACCAACTATTATTTATGGTCCAGGGGAATTAGGATTAGCGCATTCATATGATGAATTTATAACCTTTAAGGAACTGAGAAACTCTTACGCCGTAATAAAAAGATATCTTTTAACCCTCTTCTAGATATCTAAATATTAAAGAAGAAACATAAAGCAAAATCCCAGCTATAATAAAGTCTATACCATAACTTAAATAATGTGTAATATAGCCAGAAAGTAAGCTGCCTATAAATAGAGAGATACCCACTACTGTACTATAAACTCCTAGGTTTTTGCCTTGAGATCTTTCTCCAACTATTTTAAATATCAAAGTATTAGAAGCTGAGTAAAATATTGCAAATGCAATTCCTGCAGCTAAAGGGTAAAATATAATTCCAAGTAATAGAATACCGAAACCGTTAAACAGTAATGCGCCTATCCCAAGAACAATGTAGGATGTTCCTCTTAGTAATAGAGACTTATGAGCTAAATCAGTTTCATTCTTTTCACTTATTATCCTTTCAACAACTCTAAAACCAACTATTTGAAACACCATACCAATAGTTATAACTAAAAGTGCTTCAGATTTGTCTAATCCTTTAACATAAAGGCTTGCTGGATAAACTGTATTGAATATACCACTACTTATGTAAAAAATTATAATTGCTATGTAAAGTAAAGGAATATAATTTATAGGTTTTCTTAATAATCTACTTAATCTAAATAATTTGAAATTATGAGGATTTGGCAAATGTAAAAACATTAAAGGTAAATGTAATAGTCTTGTAAAGAATGACTCTCTATGATGAAGAATTGCTGTTCTTTCAAATGTTATTATCGGATTTGGTAATATTTTTACTGAGATAGCTGTAGTTATTCCCATTATTAAAGCTAGTATGAAGATTATTTGAAAAATCCTTAAATATATTACTAGAAATGTAGATAGTAATAATCCTATTAGAGTTCCTATTGAGGAAAATAAAGAAAACCTAGAAAATAAAGATCCCCATTCTTTCTTCTCAGCAGATTCCATCACTAAAAGGTTGAATGGGGTTGTTGAAGCTGTGCTAGTGAATATTAACAATGAATAACCTAATGCTATTAAAGATAAATTCCTAGAATAAGATAAGAGTAATAAAGATACTGTAGTTCCAGAAAAGCTAATTAGAATTTGTTTTTTTCTGCTCATTTTATCAGCTCTAAATCCCCAAAAAATAGAAGATGGTATAAGAATTAAATTTCCTAAGGAAATTACATAGGCTACATCTATAGCATTACCTCCTAAAGAAATTATTTGTAATGTTATTAATGTGGAGATTGGTCCTATAGTAGCGTTATATGGTAATGTTAAGTAAAGCCATTTAGTGTCTCTCTTTATCAATCTGAGTTTAAACAGTACCAGTTGCTTTTAAAATTTCTCTTAGTATTTTAATTAAGCTTCTAATGTTTATGTTTAACAATGTTAATTTGATTAAGGGCTATCTTTAGTAAGTTAAGGTTTTTTTATAAAACGAGAAAATACTTATGTGATAAGATGCTTATAGAACTAGCATTAAGAGGTAGAGGAGGCCAAGGAGTAGTTACTGCTGGGGAGTTAATGGTAAAGGCCATGGTTATTGAAGATAAATATGCCCAATCAATTCCATTTTATGGTGGTGAGAGAAGAGGAGCACCAGTTGTCTCCTTCTTAAGACTTTCAGATCAACCAATTCTCTTACATAGAGAAGTTTATAATTCAGATGGCGTAGCAGTATTTGACCCTTCTCTTATTCAAATTATGAATATAACTGAAGGAATAAAAGAGAATGGATTTCTTTTAATAAATACTCCAGAAGCTAAAAAATGGTGGAAAAACGAATATATTATTGATGCAACTTCAATTGCAAAAGAACTAGGTTTAGTAGTTGCTGGATGGGCTGTTGTTAACACTACAATGATAGGCGCATTAGCAAAAGTCTTAGGTCAACCCTCACTTTCATCTTTAGAGGAGGCAGTAAAGGAAGAGTTTCCAGGTAAATTAGGTGAATTGAATGCAGAAGCTGTTGAAAGGGGGTATAAGGAGGTGAAAAAGGTTGATTAAAGTACCAGAAGGAATTCCAATAGCTAGACCAAAAATAGGCTCAGCTGGAAAAACTGGTTTATGGAGAGTAGAAAGACCAGAAATACATTATGACAAATGTACGAAATGTAGGCTTTGTGTGCTATATTGCCCAGAAAATACTATTGATTTGCTTGAGAACCTTTATCCTCAAATAGATTATGATTATTGCAAGGGTTGTGGTGTTTGTGCTCAAGTTTGTCCTACAAAAGCAATTGAAATGGTAAAGGAGGTGAAATAAAATGGTTCAAGTTTTAAAAAGGAAATCATTAGCGTTAGTAGGAAATCATGCTGTAGCTTATGCAGTAAAGCAAGCTAAACCACAAGTTCTTGC
The nucleotide sequence above comes from Sulfurisphaera javensis. Encoded proteins:
- a CDS encoding 4Fe-4S binding protein, with translation MIKVPEGIPIARPKIGSAGKTGLWRVERPEIHYDKCTKCRLCVLYCPENTIDLLENLYPQIDYDYCKGCGVCAQVCPTKAIEMVKEVK
- a CDS encoding 2-oxoacid:acceptor oxidoreductase family protein — protein: MLIELALRGRGGQGVVTAGELMVKAMVIEDKYAQSIPFYGGERRGAPVVSFLRLSDQPILLHREVYNSDGVAVFDPSLIQIMNITEGIKENGFLLINTPEAKKWWKNEYIIDATSIAKELGLVVAGWAVVNTTMIGALAKVLGQPSLSSLEEAVKEEFPGKLGELNAEAVERGYKEVKKVD
- a CDS encoding MFS transporter yields the protein MIKRDTKWLYLTLPYNATIGPISTLITLQIISLGGNAIDVAYVISLGNLILIPSSIFWGFRADKMSRKKQILISFSGTTVSLLLLSYSRNLSLIALGYSLLIFTSTASTTPFNLLVMESAEKKEWGSLFSRFSLFSSIGTLIGLLLSTFLVIYLRIFQIIFILALIMGITTAISVKILPNPIITFERTAILHHRESFFTRLLHLPLMFLHLPNPHNFKLFRLSRLLRKPINYIPLLYIAIIIFYISSGIFNTVYPASLYVKGLDKSEALLVITIGMVFQIVGFRVVERIISEKNETDLAHKSLLLRGTSYIVLGIGALLFNGFGILLLGIIFYPLAAGIAFAIFYSASNTLIFKIVGERSQGKNLGVYSTVVGISLFIGSLLSGYITHYLSYGIDFIIAGILLYVSSLIFRYLEEG